One stretch of Euphorbia lathyris chromosome 7, ddEupLath1.1, whole genome shotgun sequence DNA includes these proteins:
- the LOC136235500 gene encoding uncharacterized protein isoform X2, whose translation MDDMRKTSQFQHMAGSDTVREPCVWSSPEGGCKIEIGKQIFCNRSLNMKSILAVGFDMDYTLAQYKPETFESLAYDGTVRKLVYDLGYPQELLGWSFDWKYMVRGLVLDKKRGNILKMDRHKYVKVAYHGFREMSKEEKVGTYGNTLIRDSFDEPDYALIDTLFSLAEAYLFAQLVDFKDNNPGKIPERADYARMYKDVRAAVDLCHRDGTLKKMVAKDPKRYINENKCIVPMLKMLRDSGRSTFLVTNSLWDYTNIVMNFLLESRICDSSKTPNFDWLKYFDLVITGSAKPGFFHEDSRANLFEVEPESGMLLNTDNGTPMPQVGDLSPSIILKESNAPCRIFQGGTVAHLHKLLSIESSSQVLYVGDHIYGDILRSKKVLGWRTMLVVPELDREVELLWELRDTRKQLRLMRNERDQIEDHVHHLKWSLKFEDLNAEQKEKISDELVKLECRRDEVRTSHQQAQRECHQKFHKVWGQLFKTGYQNSRFAHQVERFACLYTSQVSNISLYSPDKYYRPSEDFMPHEYYILPL comes from the exons ATGGATGATATGCGCAAGACATCCCAGTTTCAGCACATGGCTGGCAGTGATACTGTTCGTGAACCGTGTGTATGGTCATCTCCTGAAGGAGGGTGCAAAATTGAGATTGGAAAGCAGATCTTTTGCAATAGGTCACTGAATATGAAGAGCATTTTAGCTGTGGGCTTTGACATGGACTATACCCTGGCACAATATAAACCTGAAACTTTTGAGTCTCTTGCATATGATGGCACAGTTAGAAAATTAGTCTATGATCTTGGCTATCCTCAAGAG TTGCTAGGCTGGTCATTCGATTGGAAGTATATGGTCAGAGGCTTGGTTCTTGACAAAAAGAGGGGCAATATCTTAAAG ATGGATCGCCATAAATATGTTAAAGTGGCCTATCATGGATTTCGAGAGATGTCCAAGGAAGAAAAAGTTGGCACTTATGGAAATACCCTGATCCGAGATTCTTTTGATGAACCGGATTACGCTCTTATTGATACACTTTTCTCATTAGCTGAGGCATACTTATTTGCCCAACTGGTTGACTTCAAGGACAATAATCCAGGAAAAATTCCAGAGAGAGCCGA TTATGCTCGTATGTATAAAGATGTTCGAGCTGCTGTTGATTTGTGCCATCGGGATGGTACTTTAAAGAAAATGGTTGCAAAAGATCCTAAAAG GTATATCAACGAGAACAAATGTATTGTTCCCATGCTAAAAATGCTCAGAGATTCTGGTCGTTCTACATTCTTGGTGACAAATAG TTTATGGGACTATACAAACATTGTGATGAATTTTCTACTGGAATCCCGTATCTGTGACAGCAGTAAAACTCCCAACTTTGATTGGCTTAAGTATTTTGATCTTGTTATCACTGGCAG TGCAAAACCAGGCTTCTTCCATGAAGATAGCCGGGCTAATCTTTTTGAGGTCGAACCTGAATCTGGAATGCTACTCAATACAGATAATGGCACTCCAATGCCTCAG GTGGGAGATCTCTCACCAAGTATAATATTGAAGGAATCAAATGCACCGTGTCGTATTTTCCAG GGAGGCACGGTTGCTCATCTTCATAAACTGCTCTCAATTGAGTCAAGTTCACAG GTTCTCTATGTGGGTGACCATATTTATGGGGATATTTTGCGGAGCAAAAAAGTTCTTG GTTGGAGAACTATGCTTGTTGTGCCGGAGCTTGATAGAGAGGTTGAACTGCTTTGGGAATTAAGAGACACGCGCAAG CAACTTAGATTGATGAGGAATGAGCGAGATCAAATTGAAGATCACGTACATCACCTGAAGTGGTCACTTAA ATTTGAAGATCTGAACGCAGAGCAGAAAGAGAAGATATCTGACGAACTAGTTAAATTGGAG TGTCGAAGGGATGAAGTAAGAACAAGTCACCAACAGGCTCAAAGAGAATGTCATCAAAAG TTTCACAAAGTTTGGGGACAACTCTTCAAGACTGGCTATCAAAACTCTCGCTTTGCACATCAG GTAGAGAGATTTGCGTGCCTGTATACAAGCCAAGTATCAAACATAAGCCTATATTCTCCAGACAAATACTACAGACCAAGTGAAGACTTCATGCCTCACGAATATTACATTTTGCCTCTATGA
- the LOC136235500 gene encoding uncharacterized protein isoform X1 has translation MSRSPPSLPTCNRTFLLVSDSSSSSFFCHQSTIPRCLFNSTMPIPKKPVSLCLSLFSPLNLWNTNRFLSNTKGIHTGGVYQLHSRYKMDDMRKTSQFQHMAGSDTVREPCVWSSPEGGCKIEIGKQIFCNRSLNMKSILAVGFDMDYTLAQYKPETFESLAYDGTVRKLVYDLGYPQELLGWSFDWKYMVRGLVLDKKRGNILKMDRHKYVKVAYHGFREMSKEEKVGTYGNTLIRDSFDEPDYALIDTLFSLAEAYLFAQLVDFKDNNPGKIPERADYARMYKDVRAAVDLCHRDGTLKKMVAKDPKRYINENKCIVPMLKMLRDSGRSTFLVTNSLWDYTNIVMNFLLESRICDSSKTPNFDWLKYFDLVITGSAKPGFFHEDSRANLFEVEPESGMLLNTDNGTPMPQVGDLSPSIILKESNAPCRIFQGGTVAHLHKLLSIESSSQVLYVGDHIYGDILRSKKVLGWRTMLVVPELDREVELLWELRDTRKQLRLMRNERDQIEDHVHHLKWSLKFEDLNAEQKEKISDELVKLECRRDEVRTSHQQAQRECHQKFHKVWGQLFKTGYQNSRFAHQVERFACLYTSQVSNISLYSPDKYYRPSEDFMPHEYYILPL, from the exons ATGTCTCGTTCTCCTCCCTCATTGCCTACTTGTAATCGCACATTTCTTCTAGTATCtgattcctcctcctcctccttcttttgTCATCAATCCACAATCCCGAGATGCTTATTTAACTCTACCATGCCAATTCCCAAGAAGCCCGTTTCTCTCtgtctttctctcttctctccgcTTAATTTATGGAATACCAATCGATTTCTCTCTAATACCAAAGGAATTCATACTGGAG GAGTTTATCAGTTGCATTCCAGATATAAAATGGATGATATGCGCAAGACATCCCAGTTTCAGCACATGGCTGGCAGTGATACTGTTCGTGAACCGTGTGTATGGTCATCTCCTGAAGGAGGGTGCAAAATTGAGATTGGAAAGCAGATCTTTTGCAATAGGTCACTGAATATGAAGAGCATTTTAGCTGTGGGCTTTGACATGGACTATACCCTGGCACAATATAAACCTGAAACTTTTGAGTCTCTTGCATATGATGGCACAGTTAGAAAATTAGTCTATGATCTTGGCTATCCTCAAGAG TTGCTAGGCTGGTCATTCGATTGGAAGTATATGGTCAGAGGCTTGGTTCTTGACAAAAAGAGGGGCAATATCTTAAAG ATGGATCGCCATAAATATGTTAAAGTGGCCTATCATGGATTTCGAGAGATGTCCAAGGAAGAAAAAGTTGGCACTTATGGAAATACCCTGATCCGAGATTCTTTTGATGAACCGGATTACGCTCTTATTGATACACTTTTCTCATTAGCTGAGGCATACTTATTTGCCCAACTGGTTGACTTCAAGGACAATAATCCAGGAAAAATTCCAGAGAGAGCCGA TTATGCTCGTATGTATAAAGATGTTCGAGCTGCTGTTGATTTGTGCCATCGGGATGGTACTTTAAAGAAAATGGTTGCAAAAGATCCTAAAAG GTATATCAACGAGAACAAATGTATTGTTCCCATGCTAAAAATGCTCAGAGATTCTGGTCGTTCTACATTCTTGGTGACAAATAG TTTATGGGACTATACAAACATTGTGATGAATTTTCTACTGGAATCCCGTATCTGTGACAGCAGTAAAACTCCCAACTTTGATTGGCTTAAGTATTTTGATCTTGTTATCACTGGCAG TGCAAAACCAGGCTTCTTCCATGAAGATAGCCGGGCTAATCTTTTTGAGGTCGAACCTGAATCTGGAATGCTACTCAATACAGATAATGGCACTCCAATGCCTCAG GTGGGAGATCTCTCACCAAGTATAATATTGAAGGAATCAAATGCACCGTGTCGTATTTTCCAG GGAGGCACGGTTGCTCATCTTCATAAACTGCTCTCAATTGAGTCAAGTTCACAG GTTCTCTATGTGGGTGACCATATTTATGGGGATATTTTGCGGAGCAAAAAAGTTCTTG GTTGGAGAACTATGCTTGTTGTGCCGGAGCTTGATAGAGAGGTTGAACTGCTTTGGGAATTAAGAGACACGCGCAAG CAACTTAGATTGATGAGGAATGAGCGAGATCAAATTGAAGATCACGTACATCACCTGAAGTGGTCACTTAA ATTTGAAGATCTGAACGCAGAGCAGAAAGAGAAGATATCTGACGAACTAGTTAAATTGGAG TGTCGAAGGGATGAAGTAAGAACAAGTCACCAACAGGCTCAAAGAGAATGTCATCAAAAG TTTCACAAAGTTTGGGGACAACTCTTCAAGACTGGCTATCAAAACTCTCGCTTTGCACATCAG GTAGAGAGATTTGCGTGCCTGTATACAAGCCAAGTATCAAACATAAGCCTATATTCTCCAGACAAATACTACAGACCAAGTGAAGACTTCATGCCTCACGAATATTACATTTTGCCTCTATGA